In Acanthochromis polyacanthus isolate Apoly-LR-REF ecotype Palm Island chromosome 18, KAUST_Apoly_ChrSc, whole genome shotgun sequence, the following proteins share a genomic window:
- the lhx3 gene encoding LIM/homeobox protein Lhx3 isoform X1: MLLEHPGSSCQNTGNFSRYGSGQEIPVCAGCNQHIVDRFILKVLDRHWHSKCLKCSDCQAQLADKCFSRGDSVYCKDDFFKRFGTKCAACQQGIPPTQVVRRAQDFVYHLHCFACIVCKRQLATGDEYYLMEDSRLVCKADYETAKQREADSTAKRPRTTITAKQLETLKNAYNNSPKPARHVREQLSSETGLDMRVVQVWFQNRRAKEKRLKKDAGRQRWGQYFRNMKRSRGSSKSDKDSIQEEGMDSDAEVSFTDEPPMSELGHTNGIYSSLSESSPAMGGRQGGNNNSSFPLEHSVLPSQDQYHDIRSNSPYGLPQSPGSLQVLPRHQPLISSLVYPDSGLSIMTQGGGPGINPAVRVSMGAANGPSSDLSTGSSGGYPDFPASPASWLDEVDHGQF; the protein is encoded by the exons ATGCTGCTTGAACACCCGGGGTCAAGTTGTCAAAACACCGGGAATTTCTCCCGGTACGGTTCAGGCCAAG AAATCCCAGTGTGTGCCGGCTGCAATCAGCACATCGTAGACCGCTTCATCCTCAAAGTGCTGGATCGCCACTGGCACAGCAAGTGCCTCAAATGCAGCGACTGCCAGGCGCAACTGGCCGACAAGTGCTTCAGCAGGGGGGACAGCGTGTACTGCAAAGACGATTTCTTCAA GAGATTCGGGACCAAGTGCGCAGCGTGTCAGCAGGGGATACCGCCCACACAGGTGGTGAGGAGAGCGCAGGACTTCGTCTACCACCTGCACTGTTTCGCCTGCATCGTGTGCAAGAGGCAGCTGGCCACAGGTGACGAGTACTACCTGATGGAGGACAGCAGGCTGGTCTGCAAGGCTGACTACGAGACGGCCAAACAGAGAG AAGCAGACTCGACAGCAAAAAGGCCACGAACAACCATCACTGCTAAACAGCTGGAAACCCTGAAGAATGCTTACAATAACTCTCCCAAACCAGCTCGCCACGTCAGAGAGCAGCTATCGTCAGAAACAGGCCTGGATATGCGGGTTGTGCAG GTTTGGTTCCAGAACAGGCGAGCTAAAGAGAAAAGGCTGAAAAAAGACGCTGGCCGCCAGAGATGGGGGCAGTACTTTCGCAACATGAAGAGGTCACGAGGAAGCTCGAAATCCGACAAGGACAGCATCCAGGAAGAGGGCATGGACAGCGACGCAGAGGTGTCCTTCACAG ATGAACCACCCATGTCCGAGCTTGGCCACACTAACGGCATCTACAGCAGCCTGAGCGAGTCCTCTCCAGCAATGGGCGGCCGCCAAGGTGGCAACAACAACAGCTCCTTCCCCCTGGAGCACAGCGTGCTCCCGTCTCAAGACCAGTACCACGACATCCGCTCCAACAGCCCCTACGGCCTTCCTCAGTCGCCGGGGTCGCTGCAGGTGCTACCCAGACACCAGCCCCTCATCTCCAGCCTCGTCTACCCCGACTCCGGCCTGTCGATCATGACCCAGGGCGGCGGTCCCGGGATCAACCCTGCCGTGAGAGTTTCCATGGGGGCAGCCAACGGCCCCAGCTCGGACCTCTCCACCGGCAGCAGCGGAGGATACCCCGATTTTCCAGCCAGTCCTGCTTCCTGGTTAGACGAAGTGGACCACGGGCAGTTTTGA
- the lhx3 gene encoding LIM/homeobox protein Lhx3 isoform X2, translating to MDGHGERNSPKEAANNTEMLFALLSHSEELRKEIPVCAGCNQHIVDRFILKVLDRHWHSKCLKCSDCQAQLADKCFSRGDSVYCKDDFFKRFGTKCAACQQGIPPTQVVRRAQDFVYHLHCFACIVCKRQLATGDEYYLMEDSRLVCKADYETAKQREADSTAKRPRTTITAKQLETLKNAYNNSPKPARHVREQLSSETGLDMRVVQVWFQNRRAKEKRLKKDAGRQRWGQYFRNMKRSRGSSKSDKDSIQEEGMDSDAEVSFTDEPPMSELGHTNGIYSSLSESSPAMGGRQGGNNNSSFPLEHSVLPSQDQYHDIRSNSPYGLPQSPGSLQVLPRHQPLISSLVYPDSGLSIMTQGGGPGINPAVRVSMGAANGPSSDLSTGSSGGYPDFPASPASWLDEVDHGQF from the exons ATGGATGGGCACGGTGAGCGCAACTCTCCGAAAGAGGCAGCGAATAACACGGAGATGCTGTTTGCTCTGTTGTCGCACAGCGAGGAGTTACGAAAAG AAATCCCAGTGTGTGCCGGCTGCAATCAGCACATCGTAGACCGCTTCATCCTCAAAGTGCTGGATCGCCACTGGCACAGCAAGTGCCTCAAATGCAGCGACTGCCAGGCGCAACTGGCCGACAAGTGCTTCAGCAGGGGGGACAGCGTGTACTGCAAAGACGATTTCTTCAA GAGATTCGGGACCAAGTGCGCAGCGTGTCAGCAGGGGATACCGCCCACACAGGTGGTGAGGAGAGCGCAGGACTTCGTCTACCACCTGCACTGTTTCGCCTGCATCGTGTGCAAGAGGCAGCTGGCCACAGGTGACGAGTACTACCTGATGGAGGACAGCAGGCTGGTCTGCAAGGCTGACTACGAGACGGCCAAACAGAGAG AAGCAGACTCGACAGCAAAAAGGCCACGAACAACCATCACTGCTAAACAGCTGGAAACCCTGAAGAATGCTTACAATAACTCTCCCAAACCAGCTCGCCACGTCAGAGAGCAGCTATCGTCAGAAACAGGCCTGGATATGCGGGTTGTGCAG GTTTGGTTCCAGAACAGGCGAGCTAAAGAGAAAAGGCTGAAAAAAGACGCTGGCCGCCAGAGATGGGGGCAGTACTTTCGCAACATGAAGAGGTCACGAGGAAGCTCGAAATCCGACAAGGACAGCATCCAGGAAGAGGGCATGGACAGCGACGCAGAGGTGTCCTTCACAG ATGAACCACCCATGTCCGAGCTTGGCCACACTAACGGCATCTACAGCAGCCTGAGCGAGTCCTCTCCAGCAATGGGCGGCCGCCAAGGTGGCAACAACAACAGCTCCTTCCCCCTGGAGCACAGCGTGCTCCCGTCTCAAGACCAGTACCACGACATCCGCTCCAACAGCCCCTACGGCCTTCCTCAGTCGCCGGGGTCGCTGCAGGTGCTACCCAGACACCAGCCCCTCATCTCCAGCCTCGTCTACCCCGACTCCGGCCTGTCGATCATGACCCAGGGCGGCGGTCCCGGGATCAACCCTGCCGTGAGAGTTTCCATGGGGGCAGCCAACGGCCCCAGCTCGGACCTCTCCACCGGCAGCAGCGGAGGATACCCCGATTTTCCAGCCAGTCCTGCTTCCTGGTTAGACGAAGTGGACCACGGGCAGTTTTGA